One genomic segment of Synechocystis sp. LKSZ1 includes these proteins:
- a CDS encoding tetratricopeptide repeat protein codes for MEITLLASLFSGGIVGMPMVPLLTDNYLRPFPLISQSRAERLEEMLIQGMNRGMKGDYAGAIAVFSQLIKRHPRYVEAYFNRGIAYGRMGQTQAAIADYSQVIRLAPHYAEAYHERGLLWQKLGKSKAAQQDFQQAARLYQAQGNQFGYQSLGPFLFKQP; via the coding sequence ATGGAGATCACCTTACTAGCCAGCTTGTTCAGTGGGGGAATTGTGGGGATGCCAATGGTTCCCCTGCTGACCGACAATTATCTAAGGCCTTTTCCCCTGATCAGTCAAAGCCGTGCTGAGCGCTTAGAAGAAATGTTAATCCAGGGCATGAATCGAGGTATGAAGGGGGACTATGCCGGGGCCATTGCCGTTTTTTCCCAGTTGATTAAGCGTCATCCCCGCTACGTTGAGGCCTATTTCAATCGGGGCATTGCCTACGGCCGCATGGGCCAAACCCAGGCTGCCATTGCCGACTATAGCCAGGTGATTCGTCTAGCGCCCCACTATGCCGAGGCTTACCACGAACGGGGCCTGCTCTGGCAAAAATTAGGTAAGTCGAAGGCGGCCCAACAGGATTTCCAACAGGCCGCGCGTCTATACCAAGCCCAGGGCAATCAGTTTGGTTATCAGAGCCTAGGGCCCTTCCTTTTCAAGCAACCCTAG
- the fmt gene encoding methionyl-tRNA formyltransferase produces MKIVFFGTPDFAVPTLARLLGDSSFQVLGVVTQPDKRRGRGNQLSPSPVKQLALAHQLPCWQPPRLKKCPETLAHLAESQADVFVVVAYGQLLSPEILAMPCLGCINVHGSLLPAYRGAAPLQWSLYHGETETGVTTMLMDEGMDTGAMLLKTVIPLQLLDSLASISDRLAQLGADLLIETLQQLDQGQLTPIPQDSAQATYAPLLQKANFVLDLQRPALALHNQVRGFYPQALTTFRGQPLKILATLPLGEAYWPLLGPDFAPLIQAWPSLASLQGRVGEVVAILKNYGPIIQTGVGLLLLRELQPTGKRPQSGWDFANGQRLNIGEQFLPD; encoded by the coding sequence ATGAAAATTGTCTTCTTTGGCACGCCAGACTTTGCAGTTCCTACCCTGGCCAGACTCCTGGGCGATTCTAGCTTTCAAGTGTTGGGGGTCGTAACTCAACCGGATAAACGCCGGGGTCGGGGCAATCAACTGAGTCCTTCCCCAGTTAAACAACTGGCCCTGGCCCATCAGCTTCCTTGCTGGCAACCCCCTCGTCTGAAAAAATGCCCGGAAACCCTAGCCCACTTGGCCGAGAGTCAGGCCGATGTCTTTGTGGTGGTGGCCTATGGTCAACTGCTATCGCCGGAAATTTTGGCCATGCCTTGCCTGGGATGTATTAATGTCCATGGTTCCCTATTGCCGGCCTATCGCGGTGCGGCCCCTCTGCAATGGAGTTTGTACCATGGCGAAACGGAAACCGGCGTGACGACAATGCTAATGGATGAAGGCATGGATACCGGGGCTATGTTGCTCAAGACCGTGATTCCCCTGCAATTGCTCGATTCCCTGGCCTCAATTAGTGACCGTTTGGCCCAACTCGGGGCCGATCTTTTGATCGAAACCCTACAACAATTAGATCAAGGCCAGCTAACACCGATTCCCCAAGACTCGGCCCAGGCCACCTATGCGCCCCTACTGCAAAAAGCCAACTTTGTACTGGATTTGCAACGACCGGCCCTGGCCCTCCATAACCAAGTACGGGGCTTCTATCCCCAAGCTCTGACGACGTTCCGGGGTCAACCGCTGAAAATTTTGGCCACGCTTCCCCTGGGAGAAGCCTACTGGCCCCTGCTTGGCCCTGACTTTGCGCCTCTCATCCAGGCTTGGCCCAGCCTAGCGAGTTTGCAAGGCCGAGTTGGTGAAGTGGTGGCAATTTTGAAAAACTATGGCCCCATTATTCAAACGGGCGTGGGTTTATTATTGCTGCGTGAGCTTCAACCCACTGGTAAACGGCCCCAATCGGGTTGGGATTTTGCCAATGGCCAGCGCTTAAACATTGGAGAGCAGTTTTTGCCGGACTAG
- the msrA gene encoding peptide-methionine (S)-S-oxide reductase MsrA — translation MGLVVTALSFLLKPSFRVIPDPGLDQPLSRSGETPKEIAVFAGGCFWGLEAMFEQVRGVETVLTGYSGGTAETANYPRVSGGGTDHAESIQITYDPSQVSYGELLKIFFAVGHDPTQVNRQGADVGRQYRSAIFATTPEQRAIAQAYLEQLKASGLFEKPIVTEINIFQAFYPAEDYHQDFVAHHPAHPYVLVHDIPKLQKFRQAFPDKLKS, via the coding sequence CTGGGCCTAGTCGTGACAGCGCTCAGTTTTCTACTCAAGCCCAGCTTTCGGGTCATTCCTGACCCTGGCCTGGATCAACCCCTTAGTCGTTCTGGGGAAACTCCAAAGGAAATTGCTGTCTTTGCGGGGGGCTGTTTTTGGGGCCTAGAGGCCATGTTTGAGCAGGTGCGAGGGGTTGAAACTGTGCTCACGGGCTACTCTGGCGGCACCGCCGAAACGGCTAACTATCCCCGGGTTAGTGGGGGCGGCACTGACCATGCCGAATCAATTCAAATTACCTACGACCCTAGTCAAGTCAGCTACGGGGAATTACTAAAAATCTTCTTTGCTGTGGGCCACGACCCCACCCAGGTTAATCGTCAGGGGGCCGATGTCGGTCGTCAGTACCGCTCTGCCATTTTTGCCACTACCCCTGAACAGCGGGCCATCGCCCAGGCCTATCTCGAACAACTCAAGGCCTCGGGTTTATTTGAGAAACCCATTGTTACGGAAATTAATATCTTCCAGGCTTTTTACCCCGCCGAGGATTACCACCAAGACTTTGTGGCCCATCACCCAGCCCATCCCTACGTCCTGGTACATGATATTCCCAAGTTGCAAAAATTCCGCCAGGCCTTTCCCGATAAGCTCAAATCCTAA
- a CDS encoding GH116 family glycosyl hydrolase, which yields MSLLISRPEIPSCAWKRPLGKGWEHPYTVRYASNLDDGPWHGMPLGGFGAGCIGRSSKGDFNLWHLDGGNHIFKSLPACQFSLFEQPEGEAAQAYALATEAPADGSLSRWQWYPTEKGTYAALYPRSWYEYQGVFRSEIICEQFSPVWAHNYQESSYPVALFDWTFHNPTDKPITLSLLVTWQNTVGWFTNAIKTPTVQVRDDGSPVYEYQPRWGDSTGNFNQWIEDNYRVGCLFNRIQLRDEVQEGEGQFCIASVTNASQEVFYHSRWNPSGDGSEIWDFFAGNGSLPDFQDETPAEPGEQIAGAMALRFTVRPGRTRKVPVILAWDLPITEFAQGVRYYRRYTDFYGRNGQNVWSMIRTALKHGDTWRGQIQQWQSPILQNPELPDWFKMALFNELYLLTQGGTLWTAATETAPVGQFGVCECMDYRWYESLDVRLYGSFGLMINWPRLDKAVMIDFARAIPQADQTPRIIGYNRAAAIRKAKDATPHDLGAPNEHPWEKSNYTSYQDCNLWKDLGSDFVLQVYRDFVLTGEPDYQFLADCWPSIVATLAYLKTFDLDGDGIPENSGAPDQTFDDWQLKGISAYCGGLWIAALEAAIAIGQRLLEHPSQETPLEPAAIQTAIGTYQTWLAQARQLYHPTLWNGEYYRLDSESGSQVVMADQLCGQFYARLLGLPNVVENQYVEQALRKVYDTCFLHFADGKFGAANGLLPDGRPENPDATHPLEVWTGINFGLAAFLVQMGMKDEALHLTETVVKQIYENGLQFRTPEAITAVGTFRASHYLRAMAIWGVYGLLVGFTLPNPADSLTS from the coding sequence ATGTCCCTGCTGATTTCCCGTCCTGAAATTCCGTCCTGTGCCTGGAAGCGTCCGTTGGGGAAAGGTTGGGAACATCCCTACACCGTACGCTACGCCAGCAATTTAGATGATGGGCCTTGGCATGGCATGCCCCTAGGGGGATTCGGGGCTGGTTGCATTGGGCGTTCCTCCAAAGGAGATTTTAACCTGTGGCACTTGGACGGGGGCAATCATATTTTCAAGAGCTTACCCGCCTGTCAGTTTAGTCTGTTTGAACAGCCGGAAGGAGAAGCGGCCCAAGCCTATGCCCTGGCAACCGAGGCCCCGGCGGATGGCAGTTTATCCCGGTGGCAGTGGTATCCCACCGAAAAAGGCACCTATGCGGCCCTCTATCCCCGCAGTTGGTACGAATATCAGGGGGTTTTTCGGAGTGAGATCATTTGTGAGCAGTTTTCCCCCGTCTGGGCTCACAACTACCAAGAAAGTAGTTATCCCGTCGCCCTCTTTGACTGGACGTTTCATAATCCGACAGATAAACCGATTACCCTCAGCTTATTGGTGACGTGGCAAAATACCGTGGGCTGGTTCACCAATGCCATCAAAACACCGACGGTGCAGGTACGGGATGACGGCAGTCCGGTCTATGAGTATCAACCCCGTTGGGGCGACAGTACAGGAAACTTTAACCAATGGATCGAAGATAATTATCGGGTCGGGTGTCTCTTTAATCGCATTCAACTACGGGATGAAGTGCAGGAGGGCGAGGGCCAGTTTTGTATTGCTAGCGTGACCAATGCCAGTCAAGAGGTTTTTTACCACAGCCGCTGGAACCCGAGTGGTGACGGCTCCGAAATTTGGGACTTTTTTGCGGGGAACGGTTCCCTCCCGGATTTCCAAGACGAAACCCCCGCGGAACCCGGTGAGCAGATTGCGGGGGCCATGGCCCTACGCTTTACGGTTAGACCAGGGCGTACCCGTAAAGTTCCAGTGATTTTGGCCTGGGATCTGCCCATTACTGAATTCGCCCAGGGGGTTCGCTACTACCGCCGCTACACCGATTTCTATGGCCGCAATGGTCAAAATGTGTGGTCGATGATCCGCACGGCCCTTAAGCACGGCGACACCTGGCGGGGCCAAATCCAACAGTGGCAGAGTCCCATCCTCCAGAATCCTGAATTGCCAGATTGGTTCAAAATGGCCCTGTTTAACGAGTTGTACCTCCTCACCCAAGGCGGCACCCTCTGGACCGCGGCCACAGAAACGGCCCCTGTGGGCCAGTTTGGGGTCTGCGAGTGCATGGATTATCGCTGGTACGAAAGCCTGGATGTGCGGCTCTACGGTTCCTTTGGCCTGATGATCAATTGGCCCCGTTTAGACAAAGCGGTGATGATTGACTTTGCCAGGGCCATTCCCCAGGCAGATCAAACCCCTCGCATCATTGGTTATAACCGGGCCGCGGCCATTCGCAAGGCCAAGGATGCTACGCCCCACGACCTGGGGGCCCCCAACGAGCACCCCTGGGAAAAGAGCAATTACACCAGCTATCAAGACTGTAATCTCTGGAAGGATCTGGGTAGTGATTTTGTTCTGCAAGTGTATCGGGATTTTGTCTTAACTGGGGAGCCGGACTATCAATTTCTGGCGGATTGTTGGCCGAGTATCGTCGCCACCCTGGCCTATTTAAAAACTTTTGATCTGGATGGTGATGGCATTCCCGAAAACTCCGGTGCCCCCGACCAGACCTTCGATGATTGGCAGTTAAAGGGGATTAGCGCCTACTGTGGGGGCCTCTGGATTGCGGCCCTCGAGGCCGCCATTGCGATTGGCCAACGGTTACTAGAGCATCCTTCCCAGGAAACCCCCCTAGAACCTGCCGCTATTCAAACTGCCATCGGTACCTATCAAACCTGGTTAGCCCAGGCACGCCAACTTTATCACCCTACCCTTTGGAATGGAGAGTACTACCGCCTCGATAGCGAAAGTGGTTCCCAAGTGGTGATGGCGGATCAGCTCTGTGGCCAGTTCTATGCCCGTTTATTGGGCCTGCCTAATGTGGTAGAAAACCAGTACGTGGAACAGGCCCTGCGCAAGGTCTATGACACCTGTTTCCTGCATTTCGCCGATGGCAAATTTGGCGCGGCTAATGGTTTACTGCCCGATGGTCGCCCGGAAAATCCCGATGCCACCCATCCCCTAGAGGTCTGGACAGGTATTAATTTTGGCCTGGCGGCCTTTTTGGTTCAGATGGGCATGAAGGACGAGGCCCTGCACCTAACAGAAACGGTGGTTAAGCAGATTTATGAGAATGGGCTGCAATTCCGCACCCCGGAAGCGATTACTGCCGTAGGAACTTTCCGGGCCAGCCATTACCTGCGGGCTATGGCCATCTGGGGGGTTTATGGCCTGCTGGTCGGTTTTACGCTCCCTAATCCCGCCGATAGCTTGACGAGTTGA
- a CDS encoding glutathione S-transferase family protein has protein sequence MLKLYGAPQSRSSIIRWYLEELGVPYEFVTLDMKAGEHRQEAFLALNPFGKVPAITEDTFSLWESGAILLYLAEQQGQLGDDPQTKALVYQWVLFANSTLANGLFLEHLREKEMPRLLSVLNSQLGQQPFLLGDQFTVADVAVGSILAYVPIMLKLGFDDYPAVADYVQRLVSRPAFQQTIGQRPSSN, from the coding sequence ATGCTGAAACTCTACGGTGCTCCCCAAAGTCGTTCCTCGATTATTCGTTGGTATTTAGAGGAACTGGGAGTCCCCTACGAATTTGTGACCCTCGATATGAAGGCTGGTGAACATCGCCAGGAAGCCTTTCTGGCCCTTAATCCCTTCGGCAAGGTACCCGCCATCACCGAGGATACGTTTTCTCTATGGGAATCCGGGGCCATTTTGCTTTATCTCGCGGAACAACAGGGCCAACTGGGCGATGACCCTCAAACCAAGGCGCTGGTTTATCAATGGGTTTTATTTGCCAATTCGACACTAGCCAATGGCCTCTTCCTAGAACATTTGCGGGAAAAGGAAATGCCGCGTCTGCTGTCGGTGCTCAATAGCCAACTGGGCCAACAGCCCTTTCTACTGGGCGACCAATTCACGGTGGCCGATGTCGCGGTGGGTTCGATTCTGGCCTACGTTCCCATCATGCTCAAGCTCGGGTTTGATGATTACCCGGCCGTGGCCGATTATGTGCAACGTCTAGTCAGTCGTCCGGCCTTCCAACAAACCATTGGCCAGCGACCCTCATCTAACTAG
- the dusB gene encoding tRNA dihydrouridine synthase DusB, producing the protein MALSERYRQPLTIGTLSLQSRVFQSPLSGVTDLVFRRLVRRYAPDSMLYTEMVSATELHHLRQLPQIMDIGPQEQPISIQLFDCRPDFMAEAARKAVAQGAQTIDINMGCPVNKITKKGGGSSLLRQPEVAEAIVKTVVSAVDVPVTVKTRLGWSDDDIQILEFAQRLQDAGAQMLTLHARTRAQGYQGSAQWPWIGRVKQALSIPVIANGDIFSVAAAQACLEQTGADGVMCSRGSLGNPFLVGEIDHFLKTGETLPPVTPSQRLTWAKEHLQALWDYKGQRGLFQARKHLAWYCKDFPGAAQLREQVFQMTSVAEGEKLLDQALVALAA; encoded by the coding sequence ATGGCCCTGTCTGAGCGTTACCGTCAACCCCTGACCATCGGCACCTTGTCGCTCCAGAGTCGGGTTTTTCAATCGCCCCTCTCGGGGGTGACGGATTTGGTATTTCGTCGTTTGGTACGGCGTTATGCCCCCGATTCCATGCTCTATACCGAAATGGTGAGCGCCACGGAACTGCATCACCTGCGCCAATTGCCCCAAATTATGGACATTGGCCCCCAGGAACAGCCCATTAGTATTCAACTCTTTGATTGTCGGCCGGATTTTATGGCCGAGGCCGCCCGCAAAGCCGTAGCCCAGGGGGCCCAGACCATTGACATCAACATGGGGTGTCCGGTTAACAAAATCACTAAAAAAGGGGGCGGTTCCTCCCTCCTGCGTCAACCGGAAGTGGCTGAGGCCATCGTTAAAACAGTGGTTTCGGCGGTGGACGTCCCCGTAACGGTTAAAACCCGCTTGGGCTGGAGTGATGACGACATCCAGATCCTTGAATTTGCCCAACGCTTGCAGGATGCCGGGGCTCAGATGTTGACCCTCCATGCCAGAACCCGTGCCCAGGGATATCAAGGCTCGGCCCAATGGCCCTGGATTGGCCGCGTTAAACAGGCGCTTTCGATTCCCGTCATTGCCAATGGCGACATTTTTTCGGTGGCGGCGGCCCAGGCCTGTTTAGAGCAAACGGGGGCCGATGGGGTGATGTGTTCACGGGGGAGCTTGGGCAATCCTTTTCTGGTTGGTGAAATTGACCATTTCCTGAAAACGGGAGAAACCTTACCACCCGTCACCCCCAGCCAACGACTAACGTGGGCGAAGGAACATCTCCAGGCCCTTTGGGACTACAAGGGCCAACGGGGTCTCTTCCAGGCCCGCAAACATCTGGCCTGGTACTGCAAGGATTTTCCAGGGGCCGCCCAGCTCCGGGAACAGGTGTTTCAGATGACTTCCGTGGCCGAAGGGGAAAAACTACTGGATCAGGCCCTAGTGGCCCTGGCTGCTTAG
- a CDS encoding DEAD/DEAH box helicase, producing MNNHGYGLYQIPSEGGNFLDTAWVKGPTDNSFTHLAYTVETTHRKNNVLARRSINFNELMPNSYMKDNFPKLLERLKEQKTYQVGENVITDEGIKTEDQISTILRLGALELLANIHSGRITASDKDPFPHQLALQQYVKNNESRVKRILIADEVGLGKTIEVGLILRDRMISQSNDFRCLYLTPGGLKEDVKEKLSSVIKSPEGNEIIKVIDSFKDYGRNISTNGICIASIDAAKRYLKSKDKAKLQARVRPNILIIDECHHCSSSSDLRGKEPKDIACKKSTQAYKAALQIITGEYWTDSEPPELVILMSATPFRSESQFTNLLRLLAHQTVVDDAFSKEMDKEELLKVIKQEDSPVTIIWRQQDEIHSWTSNKLFPKLTIRRPHSDENVPPLAKVDEDYLHSLRKIKIAIRDIYAKHSENFGGFSTAHLETVLTSSSLAGACWIFRWCVRHHPGWQNDTVYRADTSEETEKLRELIREISKKMASFDENRELEYAKEVKFPSDSNFTFESSHLKGTIPKIREFHRELRNQDEEDPFIADAYEIVELADLALNLLRSNGIVENAKIDWLKQMLKEYPDSRFLVFTESLQTTAVITATFQKESLALVGSMSQSERQEAVRKFYDTRKKYRILVATSAADEGLDFQIANKVVHWDLSPDPSVLMQRNGRVARLGQISDVTAYYLILEGTLAHTRDSTLLTRLKSAGITDPKLIEKIYGRVLPELEKIELEEIEEGTIDEIIRKAKEINDFMEHQFRELREEQLNAEFVVGRDELMKRLKNWMRLDYSKYDLYKHQIQFETREWQRPIFTENGTSSENYQSEILSIASTRGVEERYIVDKQKSKSPKKFIFDQEFGLFGQEKNIDGLAGLLPWDVPSQDLELRRYQSNRSKDYLGSLCETLARQRNADFAVIARSSLCEKFSYLSDAKFLLFSTHPLRELESLDCSNVAKYLTYYAFADDFNQPINFPGASATQVHEMISFLECEAIKGLRSPLTNEIYTLKSASTQITKWVVDNFSIPSFDNDSYFVPIPVSLIAIYDDIYLQ from the coding sequence ATGAATAATCATGGATATGGATTGTATCAAATTCCATCAGAGGGTGGTAATTTTCTTGATACAGCTTGGGTCAAAGGGCCAACCGATAATTCATTCACCCACTTGGCGTACACAGTAGAGACAACTCACAGAAAAAATAATGTGTTAGCTAGAAGAAGCATTAATTTTAATGAGTTAATGCCCAATAGCTATATGAAAGATAATTTCCCTAAACTCTTGGAAAGACTAAAAGAGCAAAAAACTTACCAAGTTGGTGAAAATGTCATCACAGACGAGGGAATAAAAACCGAGGATCAAATTAGTACAATTCTAAGGCTTGGAGCCCTAGAACTTTTGGCAAATATCCATTCCGGTCGTATTACAGCCAGTGACAAAGATCCGTTTCCTCATCAACTTGCTCTTCAGCAATATGTCAAAAACAACGAATCGAGAGTCAAACGAATTTTGATAGCAGATGAAGTTGGCTTAGGAAAAACCATTGAGGTTGGATTGATTTTAAGAGACAGGATGATCTCACAGTCTAACGACTTCCGTTGTTTGTATCTGACACCAGGAGGCTTAAAAGAAGATGTAAAAGAAAAACTTTCCAGTGTTATCAAAAGCCCTGAAGGCAATGAGATCATCAAAGTTATTGACTCCTTTAAAGATTACGGACGAAATATTTCAACCAACGGAATTTGTATAGCTAGTATTGATGCGGCTAAGCGATACTTAAAGTCCAAAGATAAAGCAAAGTTACAAGCCAGAGTAAGACCCAATATTCTAATTATTGATGAGTGCCATCACTGTAGCAGTAGCTCTGACTTAAGAGGAAAGGAGCCCAAAGATATTGCATGTAAGAAATCAACACAAGCTTACAAAGCGGCGCTTCAAATCATTACAGGGGAGTATTGGACTGACTCAGAGCCTCCTGAATTAGTCATTTTAATGAGTGCAACACCATTTCGCTCTGAATCTCAATTCACAAATTTGTTGCGTTTACTCGCCCATCAAACGGTTGTTGACGATGCTTTCAGCAAGGAGATGGACAAAGAAGAACTCCTAAAAGTGATCAAACAAGAGGATTCACCTGTCACTATTATTTGGAGGCAACAAGATGAAATCCATAGTTGGACAAGCAATAAGCTATTCCCAAAATTAACCATTCGCAGACCCCACTCTGATGAAAACGTCCCACCTCTTGCCAAAGTTGATGAAGATTATTTGCATAGCCTCAGAAAAATAAAAATAGCTATTCGGGATATTTATGCAAAACACAGCGAGAATTTTGGAGGATTTTCAACTGCTCATTTAGAAACCGTCTTAACTAGTAGTTCTTTGGCGGGAGCTTGTTGGATATTTCGCTGGTGTGTTCGTCACCATCCAGGTTGGCAAAATGATACTGTGTATCGTGCTGATACGTCTGAAGAAACGGAAAAACTCAGGGAGCTAATTAGAGAAATTTCTAAAAAGATGGCATCTTTTGATGAAAACAGAGAATTGGAATATGCAAAAGAAGTGAAATTTCCTTCAGATAGCAATTTCACTTTTGAATCATCACATTTAAAGGGCACAATCCCTAAAATTCGTGAGTTTCATCGAGAGCTTCGTAATCAAGACGAAGAAGATCCTTTTATTGCAGATGCTTACGAAATTGTAGAGCTAGCAGACTTGGCACTTAATCTTTTACGTTCCAACGGAATTGTTGAGAATGCCAAAATTGATTGGCTAAAACAGATGCTTAAGGAATATCCTGACTCTCGCTTTTTAGTTTTTACCGAATCTTTGCAAACGACGGCAGTGATCACGGCGACATTTCAAAAAGAAAGCCTGGCTCTTGTCGGCAGTATGAGTCAATCCGAAAGACAAGAAGCCGTAAGGAAGTTTTATGATACAAGAAAAAAATATCGCATTCTGGTGGCTACTTCTGCCGCAGATGAAGGATTAGACTTTCAAATTGCCAACAAGGTTGTTCATTGGGATTTAAGCCCTGATCCTTCTGTTTTAATGCAAAGAAATGGTCGAGTTGCACGTCTAGGTCAAATCTCTGATGTTACGGCGTATTATTTGATTTTAGAAGGAACGTTAGCTCACACAAGAGATAGCACTTTACTTACACGATTAAAAAGTGCAGGAATAACTGATCCTAAACTCATAGAAAAAATCTATGGGAGAGTTTTACCAGAGCTTGAAAAAATCGAACTGGAAGAAATTGAAGAAGGCACAATTGATGAGATCATCAGGAAAGCAAAAGAAATTAATGACTTTATGGAGCACCAATTTCGTGAACTACGAGAAGAACAGCTAAATGCCGAGTTTGTTGTTGGACGAGATGAACTCATGAAGCGTCTTAAAAATTGGATGAGGTTAGATTATTCAAAATATGATCTCTACAAACATCAAATTCAATTTGAAACAAGAGAATGGCAACGTCCTATCTTTACAGAGAACGGCACAAGCTCAGAAAATTATCAATCAGAAATCTTAAGTATTGCTTCTACACGAGGGGTTGAAGAAAGATATATTGTTGATAAACAGAAGTCAAAGTCTCCTAAAAAGTTCATTTTTGACCAGGAGTTTGGTTTGTTTGGTCAAGAAAAAAATATTGATGGTTTAGCAGGATTACTCCCCTGGGACGTTCCATCGCAAGACTTAGAACTAAGACGCTATCAATCCAATCGTTCTAAGGATTACCTTGGAAGTCTTTGTGAGACACTTGCTCGTCAAAGGAATGCAGATTTTGCAGTTATAGCCCGAAGCAGTCTCTGCGAGAAATTCAGTTATCTTTCCGATGCTAAATTTTTACTATTTTCAACTCATCCTTTGAGAGAGCTTGAGAGCCTTGATTGTAGCAATGTCGCCAAATATCTTACTTATTATGCATTTGCAGATGACTTTAATCAACCAATTAATTTTCCTGGTGCATCAGCAACTCAAGTTCATGAAATGATTTCCTTTCTTGAGTGTGAAGCTATCAAAGGTCTCCGAAGCCCATTGACCAACGAAATTTACACTTTAAAAAGTGCCTCAACTCAAATCACAAAATGGGTTGTCGATAACTTTTCCATCCCTAGCTTTGATAATGACTCATATTTTGTTCCTATCCCTGTCTCTCTAATTGCAATTTACGATGATATTTATTTGCAATAG
- a CDS encoding DnaJ C-terminal domain-containing protein, producing the protein MASTDFRDYYEILGISKTAKEDEIKKVFRKLALKYHPDRNPGDKAAEEKFKQISEAYEVLSDPEKRQKYDQFGRYWQQAGQAGASYGGAGPSVDFGGFDFSQYGNFDEFINELLGRFQTPGQGANYNYRTSPGGFGDFGGFGAQAPAADREASLKLTFAEAFRGVQKRLNLGNEVIDVRIPAGAKGGMRVRVKGKGQTSPYGGQRGDLYLKVDLEAHPFFQFEGDNLLCEVPITPDEAVLGAAIDVPTPDGLVTVKVPAGVRSGQSLRLRGKGWPLPKEGRSDQLVRLVIEPPKNPSPQEKEYYEKIRALRQGNPRQALEQYAAL; encoded by the coding sequence ATGGCTTCTACGGATTTTAGAGACTATTACGAAATTTTAGGGATCAGTAAAACCGCTAAAGAGGATGAGATCAAAAAAGTCTTTCGCAAATTGGCCCTGAAATACCATCCCGACCGTAATCCAGGGGACAAGGCCGCCGAAGAAAAATTTAAGCAGATCAGCGAGGCCTACGAAGTTCTGTCTGATCCCGAAAAGCGCCAAAAATATGACCAGTTTGGCCGCTATTGGCAACAGGCCGGCCAAGCCGGGGCAAGCTATGGCGGAGCCGGGCCGAGTGTGGACTTTGGCGGCTTTGACTTTAGCCAGTACGGCAATTTCGATGAATTTATTAATGAATTATTGGGGCGATTCCAAACCCCTGGGCAAGGCGCCAACTACAATTATCGCACCAGTCCTGGGGGCTTTGGGGATTTCGGCGGCTTTGGGGCCCAAGCACCGGCCGCTGACCGAGAAGCCAGTCTGAAATTAACCTTTGCCGAGGCCTTCCGAGGCGTACAAAAACGACTTAACTTGGGCAATGAAGTGATTGATGTGCGCATTCCGGCGGGGGCCAAAGGGGGCATGCGAGTCCGGGTAAAGGGCAAGGGTCAAACCAGTCCTTACGGTGGCCAACGGGGGGATCTTTACCTCAAGGTGGATCTAGAAGCCCATCCCTTTTTTCAGTTTGAAGGAGACAATCTCCTCTGCGAAGTGCCGATTACGCCTGACGAAGCCGTACTGGGGGCCGCCATTGATGTGCCGACGCCCGATGGCCTAGTAACGGTCAAAGTGCCCGCCGGAGTCCGTTCGGGTCAATCCCTGCGGCTGCGGGGTAAGGGCTGGCCTCTCCCTAAAGAGGGCCGCAGTGACCAATTAGTACGCCTGGTGATTGAACCCCCTAAAAATCCCAGCCCCCAAGAGAAAGAGTACTATGAGAAAATTCGGGCCCTGCGCCAAGGCAATCCCCGCCAGGCCCTGGAGCAATACGCCGCTCTCTAA